GCCGATCTACCCCTCGCAGTTCGATCTCCTCCAACGACAACACGATGGTGTGCATATCGCCGGCCAGACAGGCGAGTTCTGCGTTGAAGACGATATCTCTCAGTGAAGCTCCGTGCGCCGTCGCGATGAGCTGGATGCCCCGGCGGGCAATCGTTCGGGCAACCTGAGCGTCGGCGGCGAACCCCAGCTCATCCACGATGATCGTTTCCGCCCGGTGATTGATGACAGCCTGGAGGATGACCGCCGCTTGCTGGGTGCCGGCGTCCGCCGCTCGGCTGACCTCGGGCAGAGGGATCTGGATCCGCCTGGCGCCCCCGATCGCGGGATGCGGAATCTGCCCATCCCCACCAATCTCGTTGCTCGTGTCGACGATGATGACACGTCGGTGAAGTTGATCGGACAGGATGGAGGCCATTCCGCGAAGCACGGTTGTCTTCCCGGCCCCCGGCCGCCCCACGATCAAGATGTTTTGGCGGGTTTCGAGGAGATCGCGGAGCGGCTGGGCAGCGCCCGCGACGGCGCGCCCTACGCGGAAGGTGAAGCCGACGATTTCATAATACCGGTCACGGATACACGCGATCCGGTGAAGAGTTCGATCGATACCAGTTCGATTATCCTCTCGGAACCGCGTGACCCGGCCAAGCACGTACTGCAAGTCCTCCCGGCTCACCTCTCCCGGGAGCACCACAGGCTCATCATGATCCTGAAAATGGAGACGTGGTGGTCGACCCAAATCCAACTCGATCTCTTCGAGTGTTTCAACGCTCCGCCCATCGATCGAGGCTACCACCCATCGTGGGACAATGGCTAGGAGCGCGGTGACTTCGCCGGGGGCCCTCACAATCGGCTTGGCGGTTACCGATCGCGGGACACTGCGAGACGTGCCAGGCCGGCAAAGAGGAATTGGAAGGTCATTGGCCCGGCCCGATTCGGCGCCTGCCGGTCTTCGTCCGTCGGGAAGAGCGCGAAGATGACTTCGACCTGACGAGGTCCCCTCACGGGTGCATTGATGACGCCGGTTTCAGCGGCCCCCGAGGGAAGGAGCGCCGGCCTCGTCTTGTCCGCGTTGTTTCGAGACATTCCGAACGGGACCGACCGGCCGTTCACCTTGAGCACGACGCCGTTTGGCCGAATTGAGAAGTCGGTAGTGCCCTGGTTGTTGATCCGATAACGGATCGTGATGCTCGTTGGGTTCAGAAACAACTGGAAGACGCCCATCGTGTCCCCGAGGGCTTGCTGGACCTCGAGCTGCGATTCTGCCTCTCTTGCGGAGGGGGCTTGAGCCGGTTCCCCGCCCGTCTTGGAGCCAGCGGCCGCGGTCGTTGGTGAGCTGACAGCAATCGGTGCGGCCTCTGTGCCTCTGGCCGGAGACGGAACCGGCAGCGGGGGTGATGCCTTCGATTGCAAGGCGGGTGGAGGCGTCGTGACCACATAGACAAGGTCCGCCGTCCGCAGTCCGGGACCGATGGTGAGGTCCCAGATGGACGTGAGATCGCCAAACCACACGATCATGTTGGTAGCACCGGTTGCCGTCTGCGGTTGAAGTACGAGATCATAGACCTCCTGTCCATGCTTTACCGTCGTCGCACTGACCAGCCGGGGATCGCCGATCGCGACGGTGTCCACCCGGTGGTCGGCTCGGAGGACCGTTGCAAAACCCGGCTGGAGGCGCAGCGACGTCTTGGTGGAGCCGCCGAGGACGTGTACGGTGAATGTGATGGGACCGTTGGCTCCGCAGGCGACGGCTCCACTTCCAAATGGGAGAATCAGAAGGACAACCCAGACCAAGCGCCGTGCGAGGGATCTCACGTCCGCTCCCTCAGGAACTGTTCCATCCGCTCCGTCCCCCATTGGGAGATGTTGCGTCCTTCCATAAGTAATTTGCTCTTGAGGCGCCGGATCTTGTCGAGATCGATCGGAACCGCAAGCGCGGCGAGCGTGTTCCGGTCCACACCCTTAAAAAAGCGCAGCCCGCCCTGTGCAGGCGGCCGATTTCTGTGTGAAGAGACTTCCTCATCCACCCACTCTCGAATCACCTCTTGCATCAAGCGTCCCTCGAGGATCAGCCGTGCACGGAACCGCCTGTGAAGATCCTTGGGCACGTGAATCCCCATCTTCGCAATCTTGGAGCGCGATCCCGCCGCGCGGCCCTTGCCGCGCGAAGCGCGTGCGATCCACATGTGCTCCTCCTCAGGGGTGCGTTACTGCCAACTGTCTATCTCTCTATCTACGCATCTTACATCATACATACGTCGCCATAAGCGAGCAACCGGGCTTGCTCGCATCAAGGGAACGGCCGGGAATCAATGCCGCCCCTGGACGGGACGTTGGCGGAGCGCGGCAGCCAC
The DNA window shown above is from bacterium and carries:
- a CDS encoding pilus assembly protein N-terminal domain-containing protein; translation: MRSLARRLVWVVLLILPFGSGAVACGANGPITFTVHVLGGSTKTSLRLQPGFATVLRADHRVDTVAIGDPRLVSATTVKHGQEVYDLVLQPQTATGATNMIVWFGDLTSIWDLTIGPGLRTADLVYVVTTPPPALQSKASPPLPVPSPARGTEAAPIAVSSPTTAAAGSKTGGEPAQAPSAREAESQLEVQQALGDTMGVFQLFLNPTSITIRYRINNQGTTDFSIRPNGVVLKVNGRSVPFGMSRNNADKTRPALLPSGAAETGVINAPVRGPRQVEVIFALFPTDEDRQAPNRAGPMTFQFLFAGLARLAVSRDR